The Vicia villosa cultivar HV-30 ecotype Madison, WI unplaced genomic scaffold, Vvil1.0 ctg.003179F_1_1, whole genome shotgun sequence genome window below encodes:
- the LOC131640496 gene encoding uncharacterized protein LOC131640496, protein MSSSSEEEQPKTKETTPKPDDPLLNPRNPYYLHPRENPGATLVSPPLDDNNYHNWSKSMRRALTSKNKLSFINGALPRPSSKNPDFELWDHANSMVLSWITRTLSPHIAQSAICFDSAYDLWEDLKDRFMKGNHFRFSDLSRDLHSIQQGNLRTSQI, encoded by the coding sequence ATGTCATCTTCATCAGAAGAAGAACAACCTAAAACCAAAGAAACCACACCTAAACCTGACGATCCCCTTTTGAACCCAAGAAATCCTTATTATCTCCACCCTAGAGAAAACCCAGGTGCTACCCTTGTCTCTCCTCCTCTAGATGACAACAACTATCACAACTGGAGCAAATCGATGCGTCGCGCATTGACATCAAAGAACAAATTATCTTTCATCAATGGTGCTTTACCAAGACCCTCATCCAAGAACCCTGACTTTGAGCTTTGGGATCATGCCAATAGTATGGTTCTATCATGGATTACACGCACTCTTTCTCCTCACATTGCTCAGAGCGCTATATGCTTTGATTCTGCGTACGATCTCTGGGAAGACCTCAAGGACCGCTTCATGAAAGGCAACCATTTTCGATTCTCCGATCTATCACGTGATCTACATTCCATTCAACAAGGAAATCTTCGTACTTCACAGATCTGA